The proteins below are encoded in one region of Telopea speciosissima isolate NSW1024214 ecotype Mountain lineage chromosome 10, Tspe_v1, whole genome shotgun sequence:
- the LOC122644229 gene encoding peroxisomal (S)-2-hydroxy-acid oxidase GLO4-like isoform X1: protein MAAEPVNVNEFQELARKALPMMYYDFYTSGAEDEYTLKENLEAYRRITILPRALVDVSRINLSTTVLGYKIAAPIIVAPTAKHKLAHPEGEVATARATAASNTIMVLSFMSTCSMEEVAASCSAIRFFQLYVTKRRDITVQLLQRAERNGYKAIVLTADTPKIGRREADIKNKMISLQAKNLEGLLSTASSNKEGSNLQAVSAEIFDQSLNWKDIAWLKSVTTLPILVKGLLTAEDAVKAVEAGVAGVIVSNHGARQLDYVPATINVLETVVGAVGGKVPVFFDGGIRRGTDIFKALALGAQAVLIGRPILYGLAAKGEQGVKRVLDMLKEELELTMTLAGCCDVKDITRSRVTTERDRFRAML from the exons ATGGCCGCTGAACCTGTTAATGTGAATGAGTTCCAAGAATTGGCCAGGAAAGCTCTTCCAATGATGTACTATGATTTCTATACTTCAGGAGCTGAGGATGAGTATACACTGAAGGAGAATTTGGAAGCATATCGTAGAATTAC GATCCTGCCAAGGGCTCTTGTGGATGTGAGCAGAATAAACCTTTCAACTACAGTATTGGGTTACAAGATCGCAGCACCCATCATCGTTGCCCCGACGGCAAAGCATAAATTAGCTCATCCTGAAG GAGAGGTTGCAACAGCAAGAGCTACTGCAGCAAGTAACACTATCATG GTGCTATCCTTTATGTCTACCTGCAGTATGGAGGAGGTTGCAGCCAGCTGTAGTGCTATTCGGTTCTTTCAGTTATAT GTAACTAAAAGACGAGATATCACAGTTCAGCTATTGCAGAGAGCTGAAAGAAATGGATACAAAGCTATTGTCCTGACAGCTGACACACCCAAGATTGGTCGACGGGAGGCAGATATAAAAAACAA AATGATCTCACTTCAAGCGAAGAATCTTGAAGGTCTCTTATCTACTGCATCTTCAAAT AAAGAGGGTTCTAATCTTCAAGCTGTTTCTGCTGAAATTTTTGATCAATCTCTGAATTGGAAG GACATTGCCTGGTTGAAATCTGTTACAACCTTGCCAATTTTGGTCAAGGGGTTGCTCACTGCAGAAGATG CCGTGAAAGCTGTGGAAGCAGGAGTTGCTGGGGTGATTGTGTCCAACCACGGAGCACGCCAGCTTGATTATGTCCCCGCTACTATTAATGTTCTGGAAACG GTTGTTGGAGCTGTTGGAGGAAAAGTTCCTGTTTTCTTTGATGGCGGAATCCGGCGTGGAACAGATATTTTTAAAGCCTTAGCTCTTGGTGCTCAAGCAGTCCTT ATTGGGAGGCCTATACTTTATGGACTGGCGGCAAAGGGGGAACAAGGGGTCAAACGGGTCTTAGACATGCTGAAGGAGGAGCTAGAACTTACCATGACCCTAGCTGGGTGCTGTGATGTGAAGGATATTACAAGGAGCCGTGTAACCACGGAACGCGACCGGTTCCGAGCCATGCTCTAA
- the LOC122644229 gene encoding peroxisomal (S)-2-hydroxy-acid oxidase GLO4-like isoform X2: protein MAAEPVNVNEFQELARKALPMMYYDFYTSGAEDEYTLKENLEAYRRITILPRALVDVSRINLSTTVLGYKIAAPIIVAPTAKHKLAHPEGEVATARATAASNTIMVLSFMSTCSMEEVAASCSAIRFFQLYVTKRRDITVQLLQRAERNGYKAIVLTADTPKIGRREADIKNKMISLQAKNLEGLLSTASSNKEGSNLQAVSAEIFDQSLNWKDIAWLKSVTTLPILVKGLLTAEDAVKAVEAGVAGVIVSNHGARQLDYVPATINVLETVVGAVGGKVPVFFDGGIRRGTDIFKALALGAQAVLVGRPILYGLAAKGEQGVKRVLDMLKEELELTMTLAGCCDVKDITRSRVTTERDRFRAML from the exons ATGGCCGCTGAACCTGTTAATGTGAATGAGTTCCAAGAATTGGCCAGGAAAGCTCTTCCAATGATGTACTATGATTTCTATACTTCAGGAGCTGAGGATGAGTATACACTGAAGGAGAATTTGGAAGCATATCGTAGAATTAC GATCCTGCCAAGGGCTCTTGTGGATGTGAGCAGAATAAACCTTTCAACTACAGTATTGGGTTACAAGATCGCAGCACCCATCATCGTTGCCCCGACGGCAAAGCATAAATTAGCTCATCCTGAAG GAGAGGTTGCAACAGCAAGAGCTACTGCAGCAAGTAACACTATCATG GTGCTATCCTTTATGTCTACCTGCAGTATGGAGGAGGTTGCAGCCAGCTGTAGTGCTATTCGGTTCTTTCAGTTATAT GTAACTAAAAGACGAGATATCACAGTTCAGCTATTGCAGAGAGCTGAAAGAAATGGATACAAAGCTATTGTCCTGACAGCTGACACACCCAAGATTGGTCGACGGGAGGCAGATATAAAAAACAA AATGATCTCACTTCAAGCGAAGAATCTTGAAGGTCTCTTATCTACTGCATCTTCAAAT AAAGAGGGTTCTAATCTTCAAGCTGTTTCTGCTGAAATTTTTGATCAATCTCTGAATTGGAAG GACATTGCCTGGTTGAAATCTGTTACAACCTTGCCAATTTTGGTCAAGGGGTTGCTCACTGCAGAAGATG CCGTGAAAGCTGTGGAAGCAGGAGTTGCTGGGGTGATTGTGTCCAACCACGGAGCACGCCAGCTTGATTATGTCCCCGCTACTATTAATGTTCTGGAAACG GTTGTTGGAGCTGTTGGAGGAAAAGTTCCTGTTTTCTTTGATGGCGGAATCCGGCGTGGAACAGATATTTTTAAAGCCTTAGCTCTTGGTGCTCAAGCAGTCCTTGTA GGGAGGCCTATACTTTATGGACTGGCGGCAAAGGGGGAACAAGGGGTCAAACGGGTCTTAGACATGCTGAAGGAGGAGCTAGAACTTACCATGACCCTAGCTGGGTGCTGTGATGTGAAGGATATTACAAGGAGCCGTGTAACCACGGAACGCGACCGGTTCCGAGCCATGCTCTAA